aaaataattccTTCCCCTTGCTACAATCCAAAGGTTTCTTGCTTGGAATAACCAGCCCTGGTGAAAGCAATCTGATTGAATTCATTCGCATACTGTGGAAACTGCTTCTTGGGACTTCTATATAAAAGGAAAGGAGGTATCTTGGGCACCTCCGAAGCAGGCCCCAAGCCAATTCCTCTGACTTGTGATTGCCTTTTAGGAAGTTTCTCTTCCTCAGTTTCTCTAAATAGGCTGAGGTGAGGTTGCTGCTGACTTTTTCAACAACACATAGCCACTGTTCATAAGCCCTTGTTTTAAAAGACAATCCTGAACTCACCTTCCTGTCTGGGAGGCATACCCCGGAGAGCAGACAGCCTTCTACTTTCTAACAAGCCAGACAAAATTGGGAGTAAATCCTCTGGTTGACAGACTGGAGCTTCCCggctgagcccctggggagaTTCTCCGGTAGCGCTGGGTGCCCCTTCCCCACAGGTCTGGTGGGCGAGCTCCTCCGGCCCAATTCTAAGCTAGGGGGTGGCTCCTGCCAGGCGGGGAAGAGGGCTCTGACCTCCACCTCCTTGAGGCCATCTGTCTATCCGTCTCTGGAATGCCAGCCTCCTATTCTTTCTCCTTTGAAGCCTCTGGTTcgcctcttccctctcctcccgaACTACTTCTCTGAGCTTCGGGCTCAGTCCCTCCGTCTCTGGCTCCCACATCTGTCTCCGCTCCAGGCTTTCCTCTCGCCTTCTCCGCCCCTCCCCCGCGCTGTCATTCACCCGGCTCCTCTCCGCTCACAGCCAATGGAGAGACCCGGCCGAAACTGAGAGGCTAGCTCGCACCGGGCTTTTTCGCCCGGTGATTGATGTCCCAGAGTCAACAGCGACCGAGCAGCCGGAGAGGGGAAGGAGCAGCCGGAGAGGGGAAGAATACCGCgccccctctctccttccccaccccccccccccttcagCCTTTCTGCGCACTTCGCCTCCAAGTCTCCAACGCAGCCAGGAGCCGCTGCCGCCTCCGCGCCGCCGCGCGCTGTCCCCGAGCCAAGCACAGCGAGTGCCACCGcccaggccccccaccccccgtggGGCCGGGGTCGGGGGCCAGCATGGAGCACCTGGGTCCGCACCATCTCCATCCGGGCCACGCGGAGCCCATCAGCTTTGGCATCGACCAGATCCTCAACAGCCCAGACCAGGGCGGCTGCATGGGGCCCTCCTCGCGCCTCCAGGACGGAGAATACGGCCTTGGCTGTTTGGTTGGAGGCGCCTACCCTTACGGCGGCGGGGGCCCCGCAgccgggccgggggccgggggcgcgggggcCTATGGCGCTGGAGGCCCGAGTGGCCCGGGTGgcccggcgggcggcggcggcggcgcgtgCAGCATGGGCCCGCTGGCCGGCTCCTACAACGTGAACATGGCCTTGGCGGGCGGCCCCGGTcccggtggcggcggcggcgggggtggcggcggcggcgggggcgcgcTGAGTGCTGCGGGAGTGATCCGAGTGCCTGCGCACAGGCCGCTAGCTGGAACGGTGGCCCACCCTCAACCTCTGGCTACCGGTTTGCCCACCGTGTCCTCCGTGCCTGCCGTCCCGGGCGTCAACAACCTCACCGGCCTCACCTTCCCCTGGATGGAGAGTAACCGCAGATACACAAAGGACAGGTTCACAGGTGAGTCCGGCCCGCGCGCGCCCCGCCTGGCCGCGGCCCCGGCTCTCCTCTACCCCTTCTCCGCCCCGGGGCTCCCTGCAGCCCCCTCTGCGCCCGGCCGCCCGGCTCTTCTGGGTGCTTCCCCCAAGTTCAGCCGCCCGCCGCCTCTCTCGCGGAATCGACTCGCTGGAAGAGTTCTCCCAGCCTGGGCCCCTCTCCGTCTCTCCCACAGGACCCCCTGCTCTGAGAAGTTCTGCCTGATCCCCTCTTGGAGTCCCTGGGCCGGTCAGGCGAAGGGAAGGGGTTGTAGCTTCGGGACTACCTTCTGCCGGCATTTGGGGCTCAGGGATCTTGGAGAAAGGGGCGCGAGGTGAACAAGCTGTTTCTTCCGTCCTGGCAGACGTTGTCTGGCCGAGGCGGCGAATCCCAGAATCAGACTCAAGGGAAACAGGTTCCCTACCTTCCTTCccctacacacacgcacacacacacgcacacacactgcgCTCCGAGGTCCAGTGCCCGTCGCGCTACCCGACCCGATAGAGGCCGTGAGCCGGAGTTAAGACGCAGAGCTGGCCGGCCTTTCTTCCCAGACTGCGGGCCCCGTCCGGGTCAGTGGCAGCGACTAGGCTGAGCCGCCCGCTCCGTTTTCGTTCTGTCCCGGCTCGGCGTCCTCCGCTCTGGGCCCAGCCTCGTTTCCTCTGGCGTGAATAATGCACCGGCCAGGCCCGTGATCGATCGGCAGCCGAAAGAACCCCTGGGACGATAACGCACTCGGCGGTGGCGGTCTGCCCTCCTCTCCGCTGCCTGCTCTGCGCCTTGCTTCTGCCTGCCTCGGCTCCCTCCGCTCCTGCTTCCGCTCACGGCACTCAGCTTTTGCTCCTGCGCGGGTCCTTTTCCACGCCGCCTCACTTCCCGCCGCCCCTAGTGTTCCCTGGATGTGAGACTGCGATCTTCccgccaggccaggccaggctccCAAGTCCGCTGGGAAACAGCCCTGAATTGAGCCTGGGTTCCCGGCGGGGCCTTAaagagagaggaagcaggaggcaCAGGCGGCTGCCTAGATCGACCACGACGTGGGATTCCCGTGGGGCTCGGGCTCCAGGGCCCAACGATAGAAGGGGAATAGGCAGTTAAGAGCTAGACCCTGGGCTAGGGTCGTGTTCCAGCCTTGAAACCTTGGCCCAGATTCTGGGTCAGTGGCAAAGAGGGGTGGAGGAAAGCAGAAGATCCATTCCACTGTGGGCCTCAAGAAGGGCCCCTGTGACCCAGCCCAAGTCCTCTCATTCCTGGGGAGGCAGGGCCTAGTGCCCCGTCCTACTCCCCCAGCCGGGCCAAGCTAATCTTAAAGGGCCCTGATggaacaccaccaccactgccagcCTGGAACCACTGGGAACCCACTGGTGGAAAGGTGCTCCACATAGCCCACTGAGGGGAGCCACAGCCTGCCCTAACCTTGCTTCCGCCCTAAAGAAGGCTCAGAAGGAGCTTATGGCTGTCACCTTATGCATCTGTCTCTGTGCCTGTGCTTGTCTGTGTGTCAGCTTGTCTGGGTCTATAGATCTCTAATTTGTGCCCTGTTGTATGTGATGTGTCTGTATGTTGGTGTGTAATGGAGGCCTCAGGTCAGGATCCAGGATACCTGGCCTTGACCACGGATGGTCTCTTACTGTTGAGCAGCTTCTCTGAGGCTGGAGGCCTGGGGCTATGAGGGGAATGCAACCTTTAGCTCGCCTTGGACATGCCCCTCAAAAAGACTGCATCTGTCTGATGGGCATATGGGAGCCCACGGCTAGGGAGGCCTCCGTGGTGGCAGAGCCCATGGCGTCGGCCTGGCGGGCCGCTGGGTGGGGGGCCATTTCAGGCCACAGGCTTGGAGCTGAGGGCTGACAGGAGGACCACAGGCCTGCTTTTGGGGTCTAGCCGCTGGGCTTGCTGACTCGCGGGGTGTCGGCCCTGGGACGCCTCCTGACGCTCTGCCGCTTGCCTCTgccgtctgtctgtctctcccgcTCCAGTGGCCCTCTCACCCTTCACTGTAACACGCCGTATAGGTCACCCCTATCAGAATCGGACGCCCCCCAAGAAGAAGAAGCCGCGCACGTCCTTCACGCGCCTGCAGATCTGCGAGCTGGAGAAGCGCTTCCACCGCCAGAAGTACCTGGCCTCGGCCGAGCGCGCCGCCCTGGCCAAGGCGCTCAAAATGACCGACGCGCAAGTCAAAACCTGGTTCCAGAACCGGCGGACAAAGTGGAGGTGAGCTGGCGGGTTTGGGCGGTACAGTCTCTGGTTCCAGGCCTCTCCTGGGGAGTTCACACTCCTTCGATCCCTGCCTTCCGATGGTTCTGGTTCGGAGGAGCGGACCGCTCTGCTAGGCTCGAGGGGAGTGCGAAGCAACCGTGGCCGATCACCGGATGGGGCCGGAGAGCCCCTGCTGTTTTGTTTTCCGGCTTTCTGGCCGGCACACTCAGTGCGGTTGTAGACGCGGCTGGTCTCTGCCGCTGCTTGGGGTATACGTCTGGATTTAAGCAGTCTGCGCCGTCTGGGCTTCCGAGATCAGCGAGTCCTGAGGGACTTTTTGTTTGCGCAGACTTACGGGTACAGAGATGCCTCTTCTATCCTGGAGACCAGAGGCAGAATAGCACGCTCCCGGTTTCTGCGCCCCAGCCGGGGCTCCTGCTAGAGCGCCTGGGGCCCCAGGCCGCGAGCCCGGTCCctgctctctccctcctccctagaCGCCTGGCCTGGGCGCAGCGGGTCCCCTACCCGGGAAGGGGAAAATCAATCTGCGCCGCCTGCGGCGGGGTTTCCCAGGGTCCCACTGAAAGGGGGATCAATCAGGAACagatgggtatgtgtgtgtaagagagaaacATTTTCTCTTATCCCGTCACACACCCACAGCCACACTCGTTTTCCCCACAAGCAGGCGCTTTCTTCGGTTGAACCCTTTTGCACCCCTGCATCCTCCCGCACATTTGGCCCGCCTGCTGGGTTCCACACACGCCGGGAGCTTCTTGCTAGCTCAGGTCTCAGGCGGGAGAGCAAGAGAGTCTGGGCAAAGTCCCCGGCGCCGGGCAGGGAGGGCCTGGGCCCGGAGGAAGGAATTGgagtttcctctttttctgaaTGAAGGCGAGGAATCTGCCTGAGATTCCGCCACCGTGGCCACAAAGGAAGCCACTGCCCCGCGAGTCTGTGCCCCCTCTCCCCACATTCCTGctgctggggaaggggtgggggacgCAGCTCAGACCTCTGGAAAGCTAGGGAGGGAGCAAGGactggaggggggaggggggaacgcACTCGGGTTCCCAAGGCCGATCCGAGGCTACGGCCTAGGGGAGGGAGTCAGGCAAGCCCTTGGGGTGGGCGCACAGAGAAAAATAGTATAGCAGGCTTAGAGAAACTGATACACAAGGTGGGGGCAAAGATAAACAACCCAcccagggagaaaataaaagagagagagagtggacttccctggtggcgaaGAAGTCTTATGTATGTATAATAAAGAAAAGCAATAGATGACGGAAACCTTCATTTTCGTTTCAAACAAATTCCCTTAAATTCTGAGAGAAGGAAAGGGGTGGGGCGAgagaaaaaccaaaggaaaagacACAAAGCCTAAAGGAAGAGAAATAGTTTGAAATTCAGGGAAGAACGGGCAGAGGAGAGACAGAGCTAAAAGGCAAGAAAGGGCGGCGAGAAGAAGGTCGGCGTCCGCTGCTGGGAGAGGCCCTCTCGCTGGCTTCGCTCGCCTTCATCGATCGCCTACAAATTGCTTCTGGAGGCCCCGGGGACTCCCATTAGGTCTGTCCACCTTAGAGACAGACGCTTGATCTCAGTTGACTGGGTGGAGGGGAGGCATTAAATGGAATAAGTGAGTCATCGCCTCCCTGGACCGCCTCGGAGGAAGCCAGTCGGTCCGGCGGGAATCCCGGCCGGCCCAGGGCTTGGCGCAGGAGGTCGGAAGCCTGGGAGAGGTTCTCAGAGAGAAACGGGGTGAAGAGGTCCATCATGGCAGCTCACATCCACCGgtccctgcctctgccctggacTGATGGGGAGGGTGAGACCGCTCAGACTTGGGAAGGCTCCTGGTCTTCCTCGAGTCTGGGGAGAGGCAAAATGCCATCCTAGCCCTGCTTGTGCCTTCCAAGGCCAGTGAGGGTGTGGGCCCTGCCTGGAGCCAGAGAGCCCCAACCGCTTGGGCCTAGCGGATCTCCCTACAGTTCCCCCAGAGTACACCCTATCTACTTTTGTGGTTTCCAGTCTCTGTCGGAGTCAGAACCCTCAAGATAGGGGAGTGTTTCCAAGGGCCCCCAGCTGGAATTGGGGGCCGCGAAGGGGAGCTGCGCTCTCCCAGGCGGTCTCCCGGGAGCGCACCCGAAGCGTGGGTAACGGTTTGTCCCCGGTGCAGGCGGCAGACTGCGGAGGAGCGTGAGGCCGAGAGGCAGCAGGCAAACCGCATCCTCCTGCAGCTGCAGCAGGAGGCCTTCCAGAAGAGCCTGGCTCAGCCACTGCCCGCGGACCCGCTGTGCGTGCACAACTCCTCGCTCTTCGCCCTGCAGAACTTGCAGCCGTGGTCTGACGACTCGACCAAGATCACCAGCGTCACGTCCGTGGCGTCGGCCTGCGAGTGAGCCTGTCTGCTACTCTCTGAGAGACCCGAGACCCGGGCCCAGCCAAGAGGTCTCAAGGCCCCGAGAGCCAGGACTCTCGTCCGCTCTCCGCCGCAGACTGCACGCCTCCGGGGATCGCGGCGCCCCTACGCACCGGCCCGCGCGCTCGCGCCGACGCCGTTCTCTTTTGGGTGGAGAAGAAGAAGAGAGCGCGCAGGAAAGGGACGCGCCGCCGTCTCCCAGATGCCTACGCGGTCCCGCGCCTGCTGGAACTGTTCAGAGTCCTCCGTTAgcgtctattttattttattctgatttttaacGTGGGACTGAGAGAGGCAGAAGTGGTGGAAGAAGAGCTGGTGGGGTCCCTAGAGGACAGCATGAGCTGTCGTTTGAACTTACCCTGGGGAGACCGCCCTCTCTGTTCTCCACTCCCCGTAGTAGCCCGCCCACACGGACGTGATTTCACTGTCGCTCCTGGTGTCTCCCCACAGTCACGCACAGGGGCCCTATGGCAGAGTGTCCTGCACACACAGGGTCATAGCCTTCACTCCCTTGGCCCTTACTATCAGGGGTGGCTCAGATTCATTCTGAACAGTATGGCACTTCTCACAAATACAAGGCCACAGTCACACTGTGacacaccatcacacacacaacAGCCACAACAGCGTCACTTGGCCTACCAGACCCCTATCACACACCCTAGCTGCACCCAGGTACGCACAGGCAGGTTTCCACACAAAAAGCCTATTTCTCCAGATCCTGTTCGTGGGGGGGGTTAAGTTATGCACTTATAAGGTGTTTTCTGTGTAACCTTTTTATAAAGTGCTTGTGtaatttatgtgaaaaaaataataaaaccctcTGAATCCAAAATCAAGGCTGCTTGCTCCTTGCTGAGCCCAGCACCTTGCAGCTACTTGGGTCTGGTGTGAGCTGGTGCAGCCAGGGCAGCCCCTCATACTTAAGTTTGAAGGATATCTTGGGGTCAGGACCTGTCAGGTtctggagagaggaaaggaggaggaggaaaaatgaagagaaggcAGCAGTGAGAAAAGTTGGGAGAGCCAGTGTCTCCCAGAACAGTTAGTGCTCAAGATTTGTCTTTGGGAGTGAGAGTtatgtgtgtgcactgtgtgttTGTGATGGTGTGGGCAATCAGGATGTTATACTGACAATGAATGTTTGTATAATAAGTGTTCAAGTGTGTAATTTTGTATGCAGGTGTGTGTGCTTATTTTGCTTCAGTTGTGAATCGAAACTATTATATATACAGACTTGAATTGGTATGTGTGTGATCATGTGTAAATGTGGCTTTTTGGGTAGTTGTATAATCGCTCACCAACATCTGTGATTGTTAGTGAATCAGGGGCTAATGTTTGTGATAGTGCATATTAGTTTCTTATTATGAATCTATTTTTGTGTTAAATGTGTGAATGTTTATGGTTGTATATCGTCTATAACTGTATGTATGTAATCATGTGTTAGAGGTGTATTTCACTGTATGAGTGATACTTGTCTAGGATTGTATATAATTGGGGGAGTGAATTAATGGGAAGTAGGGATCATTGTGGATGACATGTCCCTGCGGTGAGTGTGTATAGTGCTGTGTGATTGGGTATAATTGTACACTGCTGGAATACATGATGGTGGGGTGTGCAGATCCATTGTAGGGGTATACACATCTGCTAGGAGTTTGGGGTCCTAGGACCTTACCCAGCAAGCTGCAGAGATTACAGCATTCTATGAGTAATCGGACCAGGATCTTCTGTGATGTTTGAAGCAAGACTTCCAAGCTCCCAGACTAGCCTGGCCTAGGAGGGATCTGAAAACCTGACTTCCCCGGGACCTTCAGGGAGGCCCCAGACCACTCTAGCCAGGACAGCAGCCACAGTACACAACACTCCCCATAACATTTAATCCCCCACCTACCAGACCAATGTCAGGATATACAAAACTGACTTAAGCCTGCTTTTCTGGAAGAAGCTAGGTGGTAGAGGCTTTGGGAAACATGCCATCCTGGGGTAGTGGAGTGGGGACATAGGAGGCTCTTTCTTTACCGTGGAAGAGTGAGAGAACTTTGTGGCTAAAAACTGGAAGAGAGTAGGGTGTGGGGCTTGTTCATGTATGCAGAGCTGTGTGCACCCAGACTGGGGTTGAGGGCAAGAGAGTTATGGAAACCATCAGAGCCCTTATCCTGGCCTAGACTGCCCTCTTGGCTCTGCCATATCACAGGACAAGCACAGCAACCTCCAACCCAAGGAGGCCCAGGAGGAAATTTGGCTGAGTGCGGAAGGGGCACTGCTTGTCCACCCCTATCTGTGCTCCTCTTTAAGCAGGatctgggaaggaggaaggattCTGAGTCCAAAGGACTTCCAAGGTGGAGGGGCTACCCCAACTCCAGACCCACCGGGTGACCAGGCCAGACCCTGACAGTGTGTGGGTCAAGGGGAGAAAGTTCTGGTCTCAAAGTCAGGTCTGCAGTGGGCCTCCTGCCTGTGCAGGCGGCGGCATCCAGTACCGGGCCAAGAGAAATCGAAATCCGGAAATGGCCTCTTGCAACCGCAGAATTCTGCTCCTCCTACCTGGGTAGGTCTGGCTCTCCCTCCCCTCGTGCCGGGACTGGAGCTGCCCTGCCTAAACCATTTTCAGTTGGTGCGGTCTCTCCTCTATTTGCGTCTTTAAGAGGCACCTTCAGTGCCTGCCGGTTGCTGTATTCCAGAGTTGCTGACCCCAGGGGAAACTGGGGCCTTTCTCCCACCTCCTGACTCCTGGGACCCTTCAGGCTGGGCACCCGGGGGCTCCTGGATATTTTCTGGCCACAGACTGTCTAGCCGAGGCAGGAACGGGGAGTGGCTGTCCGGCTCAAATTCAACCACCAAACAGGCTCCCGAGAACCCCAACTCTTCACCAGCACTCCCTCACCTCTGCTCTGGCGAGACAAAGCAGGCAAAATCAGGCATAACACACCTCCTCCCCCAAATACCTCCTACGTCCCGGATCTTCACCAACAGCTGGGGTCACACTCAAAACAGCGCGGGGCCAGGCCCCTCAGCCCCTCTGCTCTCGGACCCTGTCCAGCTTATTCGGGCCTCTCGGAGAACTGGGCTTCCGCACGCCGGAATCCCGGGAGCCCATCCCCACCGCTCCCCGCTCCGGCTCCCGCTCCCTGTCGCGCGCTCTCCCGGGGCCCCTCCCACGCGCTCGGGACCCTGGGCAACGCGTCTCAGGTGGGGGCACACTCCCCGGGGTACTGGGGCCCTCGGCGCTGAAGGACGGCGTACGACTCCCCTTTCTCGGTCGGGAATTCGTTGGGACGGAATCTCGGTAAATCCCGCGTCGGCCGAGGGCCGCGGCGAGGACAGGCCGGGATGGCGGCGGGGCCCGCACACCCCGTAGTCCCGAGGGGACGCGGGCTGGAAGGAAGGGGAACTGCCAGGGTCACAATCAGGGCCAACTACCCGCCGCACAAACAAAGCTCTCAACTCCTATCTGCCACCGCTCCTGCAGGCAAGGGTCTGTCTCTgttcaaaaatagaaaagaaacaaatgatcCGAATAATGGTGTGTAGAGATGCGGAGGGAGAAGAGGAATTAACGAACCTGTCTGAGCAGAAAGGGCCACATCCTTCCTTGGCTTGAGTGAGCCGACTGCACTGACCAAATCCTGCAGTGAGTGAGCCTTGATACCCCTTCAGACCTGGCTGACTGGGTGGTGGCCTTCTGGGGCCCAGAAACCCAAGCAGGGCTGGGGTCCCAGCGCCCCTGTGCCCCCGCCCCCTGGGGTGGCACACAGAGAATCTGGCCTAACCTGTTAATGATAATAGCGGCTTTGTGTGGCCAGATCCGTGCTTGGGAGCTCTATGGGCACAGTCTGAGCACTGCCTCGTGAAGCGCCCACCGCAATGGCAGGTATGGGGTCTGTACTGTACAGGCGTCCTGTTCGTGGTGTGTGACCTGCAGATGGGCAGGCTGGTTCCAGGTGTATGATACAGTAGTTCAGGGATCTCCAGGCTGTGCAGAATTGGAGCAGCTGGGACTCAGAGGACATGCTGCAAGGGGCAGTGGGCTAGAGCTGGGGCCCCAGAGCTGCACGAGGGGCCAGATGCTACACTAAGGCCAGATGCTGGAGGAAACTTCCTCTCTGTTTCTGCAACTTTGCTCAGGCACACTTGGCCCTCGCCCCCACACACTTCCCCCCCCACACActtgcccccccccaccccgccccacacacttgccccccccaccccgccccacacacttgccccccccaccccgccccacacacttgccccccccaccccgccccacacacttgccccccccaccccgccccacacacttgccccccccaccccgccccacacacttgccccccccaccccgccccacacacttgccccccccaccccgccccacacacttgccccccccaccccgccccacacacttgccccccccaccccgccccacacacttgcccccccccaccccgccccacacacTTGCCCCCCCCACACACTTGCCCACCCCACACACTTGCCCGCCCCACACACttgcccccacacacacacttgcccCCCTACAGACACTTCCCTTTTACTCCTCCCAGACAacccccccccaccgccctgcCCGGCCCcgcgcaagagtcggacacaattgagcgtctgaactgaactgagacccccctccccctcctaaGCAGCGTCTCACTCTCCTAGGCCTTCCTAATCAGCtcggattttggagcccagcagCCAGGTCACTGCCTGGGTAGCTAAGAGGAGCTGCCCGCGCGATTTTCCCGTATCGTTCGAATCCACGGCGGGCCCAGGAAGATCTCTGGAACGGCCCACCTGCACTCACTCCTGGATTCCTTATCTTCGGGAGTCTGATAGGAACAGGCTGAGTGAGTGAGAGGTCTGCAGCCAGTTCAGATTTTCCAAGGAGCTCAGAGCAGACTCGGAATATGTTGTTTGCAACTGGGGCGTGGGAAGCCAGGGCGGAGGTGCAAGtggggaaagggggagggggaggaaaggagaggggaggaggagggagaggcgtCGGGGGTGAGTAGAGGGAGTGATGAGTGCCCGTGTTGGGTTGAAATCACATCCTTTCACCCTGGGCCTGCTTTGTTGTGGACCTCACATACCTCCTCCAACTTTACTACGACTGGAGTGTGCGATGTTACACAAGGCAAGCTACAGGTGTGCTGTTCTACGCGCGCGCATAcacggcacacacacacatacacgcgtAAGGTCTCCACTGCTGCGTTCGCAGTTACCTCCACAAGCTCACGCCAGGGGGTC
The Budorcas taxicolor isolate Tak-1 chromosome 23, Takin1.1, whole genome shotgun sequence genome window above contains:
- the TLX1 gene encoding T-cell leukemia homeobox protein 1, producing the protein MEHLGPHHLHPGHAEPISFGIDQILNSPDQGGCMGPSSRLQDGEYGLGCLVGGAYPYGGGGPAAGPGAGGAGAYGAGGPSGPGGPAGGGGGACSMGPLAGSYNVNMALAGGPGPGGGGGGGGGGGGGALSAAGVIRVPAHRPLAGTVAHPQPLATGLPTVSSVPAVPGVNNLTGLTFPWMESNRRYTKDRFTGHPYQNRTPPKKKKPRTSFTRLQICELEKRFHRQKYLASAERAALAKALKMTDAQVKTWFQNRRTKWRRQTAEEREAERQQANRILLQLQQEAFQKSLAQPLPADPLCVHNSSLFALQNLQPWSDDSTKITSVTSVASACE